A region of Salarchaeum japonicum DNA encodes the following proteins:
- a CDS encoding biosurfactant protein 1 has protein sequence MTDQYADYEVLRPLGEATHVPDDQLASSSGEPRRQRSGGVDAGYPDDPTEGETECDSCGASIPAGQSKCRFCLTNHLEAADDQDTSTDEQTLLHIIHIVVEASTFYGAVAKGSAAATLLAKGDDDPVVDDCKLIYDLDEEPAPQLVDQWPSLPSATRVTSECGNQLLAAARERTAWTETTQPRHDGEHTTFLYEETGSGVRSEDRLVSLREDADDDLWLVPAISLQESVDKTDTEQSRRERPNRIHLECRECGRETKHRFREFEAVPDDEWTGQPMWGCQRCGTPRYGPEPEAGQ, from the coding sequence ATGACCGACCAGTACGCCGACTACGAAGTCCTCCGACCGCTCGGCGAAGCGACCCACGTTCCCGACGATCAACTCGCCAGTAGTAGTGGCGAGCCCCGGCGGCAACGCTCTGGTGGCGTCGACGCGGGCTATCCAGACGACCCGACAGAAGGTGAGACCGAGTGCGATTCCTGTGGAGCGTCGATCCCCGCTGGCCAGTCGAAGTGCCGGTTCTGTCTCACCAACCATCTCGAAGCAGCCGACGATCAGGACACATCGACTGATGAACAGACTCTCCTCCATATCATCCACATAGTCGTTGAGGCGTCGACGTTCTACGGCGCCGTCGCGAAGGGATCTGCTGCGGCCACCCTCCTCGCGAAGGGAGATGATGACCCAGTAGTCGATGACTGCAAGCTAATCTACGATCTCGACGAGGAACCGGCCCCACAGCTTGTCGATCAGTGGCCCTCGCTCCCCTCGGCGACACGAGTCACGTCTGAATGTGGTAATCAGCTGCTCGCGGCTGCTCGTGAGCGGACGGCGTGGACAGAGACGACGCAGCCCCGTCACGACGGCGAGCACACGACGTTTCTCTATGAGGAAACCGGGAGTGGGGTTCGCTCCGAAGATCGTCTTGTAAGCCTCCGTGAGGACGCAGACGACGACCTCTGGCTGGTGCCAGCGATTTCGCTCCAGGAATCCGTTGACAAAACTGATACCGAACAGTCACGACGCGAGCGCCCAAACAGAATTCACCTCGAGTGTCGGGAGTGTGGTCGGGAGACTAAGCATCGTTTTCGCGAATTCGAGGCGGTCCCCGATGACGAGTGGACCGGGCAGCCAATGTGGGGCTGTCAGCGGTGCGGCACGCCACGCTACGGGCCCGAACCCGAAGCCGGTCAGTAA
- a CDS encoding DNA-binding protein: MSSKNVFGNEVSVDEQAFEKHDDVEIGEDGFEVVDETPEFRATVDMEVQAKVDSNHPDARVEEGPDHMFGKTLEQEERIKAREAELEHISAQAELSQQEGRAKRTRDIAAKRSAERRVKFQKRAASVNPMADPERDDPRAELTQEQLAAVNKQSMRLAEKLDGWSRAAIGRRLGEAVVGGKDLTSAVVGVFEELQTAPGTVIPIGKLEDVNRKEVSIEGRVEVLWDADSPAIAQVGLIADDSGKTKVTIWEKSDAPWIEEGEQVRIHKVARNWYEGRVSLAVTGWSTIMFPERGRWWE; this comes from the coding sequence ATGTCGAGTAAGAACGTCTTCGGTAATGAGGTTTCGGTCGATGAACAGGCTTTCGAGAAACACGATGACGTCGAGATCGGCGAGGACGGCTTCGAAGTCGTCGACGAGACCCCGGAGTTCCGGGCGACGGTCGACATGGAAGTCCAGGCCAAAGTCGATTCCAACCACCCAGACGCGCGCGTCGAGGAAGGCCCGGATCACATGTTCGGGAAGACCCTCGAACAGGAAGAGCGCATCAAGGCACGAGAGGCCGAGTTGGAACACATCAGTGCCCAGGCAGAACTCAGTCAGCAGGAGGGGCGTGCGAAGCGGACGCGAGACATCGCAGCGAAGCGAAGCGCTGAGCGGCGTGTGAAGTTCCAGAAGCGGGCAGCGAGCGTGAATCCGATGGCTGACCCGGAGCGAGACGATCCTCGTGCAGAGCTCACGCAGGAGCAGTTGGCGGCGGTGAACAAGCAGTCGATGCGACTGGCGGAGAAGCTGGATGGCTGGTCGCGAGCAGCGATTGGCCGGCGGTTGGGTGAAGCCGTCGTCGGTGGGAAAGACCTAACGAGTGCAGTCGTCGGGGTGTTCGAGGAGTTGCAGACGGCGCCTGGGACGGTGATCCCCATTGGGAAGCTCGAGGACGTCAATCGCAAAGAGGTGAGCATCGAGGGTCGAGTGGAAGTACTCTGGGATGCGGACTCGCCGGCCATCGCTCAAGTCGGGCTGATCGCAGACGACAGTGGAAAAACGAAGGTGACGATCTGGGAGAAATCAGATGCGCCGTGGATTGAAGAGGGCGAGCAGGTGCGTATTCACAAGGTAGCCCGGAACTGGTACGAGGGGCGCGTCTCACTGGCTGTCACTGGGTGGAGCACCATTATGTTCCCTGAGCGCGGTCGGTGGTGGGAATAG
- a CDS encoding winged helix-turn-helix domain-containing protein has translation MLTEGEVRALTVLHGEQTVSEFATQLDRSLSYTSELVDRLEATGLVETRRQGKTKQIRPSDAKALELLADITQEYSHIDWPELLSGATLRVLYYLETPRVVMELARRANIHRSTVHRALDPLQHRGIIYETDEDAYVLNEGFEQLSTLARELVHHDHRQTVEQHTDTYTILWESLDEFLVQTADEITAEDFLSTGPERFQTYDLPLLARDRRYYFHSETMNDLSPAMLCCHMLVIDSGARTQSYCLLLLSHVDVDRDELRDQATKYGVDDLVEDLLTYLDTSGEERASRLPEWEEFQELAADYGVSA, from the coding sequence ATGCTTACCGAAGGCGAGGTTCGCGCGCTCACCGTCCTTCACGGTGAGCAGACAGTCTCCGAATTTGCGACCCAGCTGGACCGCAGTCTCAGCTACACGTCTGAACTTGTCGATCGTCTCGAAGCGACCGGACTCGTCGAGACGCGTCGACAAGGGAAAACAAAGCAGATCCGGCCATCGGACGCGAAAGCACTCGAACTCCTCGCAGACATCACCCAAGAGTATTCGCACATCGACTGGCCTGAACTGTTGTCGGGTGCGACGCTCCGCGTTCTCTACTATCTTGAAACACCGCGGGTCGTAATGGAGCTCGCACGCCGGGCCAACATTCACAGGAGTACCGTCCATCGCGCCCTCGATCCACTTCAGCATCGAGGGATCATCTACGAAACTGACGAGGATGCATATGTGCTGAACGAGGGATTCGAACAACTGAGTACGCTTGCTCGGGAACTCGTTCACCACGACCATCGCCAGACCGTCGAACAACACACCGACACCTACACGATTCTCTGGGAGTCACTCGACGAGTTCCTCGTCCAGACCGCAGATGAGATTACCGCCGAGGACTTCCTTTCGACGGGGCCAGAGCGTTTCCAGACCTACGACCTGCCCCTTCTGGCCCGCGACCGTCGGTACTATTTCCATTCAGAGACGATGAATGATCTCTCGCCGGCGATGCTGTGCTGTCATATGCTCGTAATCGATTCGGGCGCACGTACCCAGTCATACTGTCTGCTCCTGCTCAGCCACGTTGACGTCGACCGTGACGAACTGCGTGACCAGGCCACAAAGTACGGCGTCGACGATCTCGTCGAGGACTTGCTCACGTATCTCGACACGAGTGGCGAGGAGCGGGCATCTCGACTTCCCGAGTGGGAAGAGTTCCAAGAATTGGCTGCGGACTACGGGGTGTCAGCATGA
- a CDS encoding aconitate hydratase, whose protein sequence is MNPFNAIREFEADGTTYKMADLTVLEEEGLCELDKLPVSIRVMLESVLRNADGEDITEDDIRDLAGWQPDVSDADIPFQPSRVILQDLTGVPAVVDLAALRSAVDRKDRDPTLVEPEVPIDLVIDHSVQVDYFGSEDAYEKNVELEYERNSERYRALKWAQNAFDDFSVVPPGTGIVHQVNLEYLGQVVHEREQNGENWLLPDTLVGTDSHTPMIGGIGVVGWGVGGIEAEAAMLGQPITMNLPEVVGVKLTGELPEGATATDLVLHVTELLRDVGVVDRFVEFYGPAVETLTVPDRATIANMAPEQGSTISMFPVDEATLDYLELTGRDEKHIELVRNYLDAQGLFGEQNPEYTETVELDLSTVTPSLAGPKKPQSRVEMGDMRTHFRELLHGEFEEALDEIDEEALARWLGEGGNTQAELTGEPTDAERTDGGVQQAGDTEKQNLGPLTKRATVNLDGNEIEIGHGSVVVSAITSCTNTSNPSVMLAAGLLAKNAVERGLDVPDYVKTSLAPGSRVVTQYLEASGLLPYLEDLGYNVVGYGCTTCIGNAGPLPEPIETAIDEHDLWTTSVLSGNRNFEARIHPKVRANYLASPPLVVAYGLAGRMDIDLEHDPLGYDEDGNPVYLSDLWPDSDEIHEAVHDFVDPSMFEEKYASVFEGDERWEALDAPTGEVYEWDEDSTYIREPPFFKDFPLEKPSVSNVEDARCLLTLGDTVTTDHISPAGPFGSDLPAGQWLMDHGVEPHEFNTYGARRGNHEVMMRGTFANVRIENQMLDDVEGGYTIHQPTDEQTTVFEASQRYHEEGTPLVVMAGEEFGTGSSRDWAAKGTDLLGVRATIAESYERIYRDNLVGMGVLPLQFQDGDSCEALGLDGSEVFAIYGLDDGLEPMAELTVTAERSDGSSVEFPVTAQVGTPAGVRYVEHGGILHYVLRQLLTDS, encoded by the coding sequence ATGAACCCCTTCAATGCGATCCGCGAGTTCGAAGCCGATGGAACGACCTACAAGATGGCCGACCTCACCGTCCTCGAAGAGGAAGGCCTCTGTGAACTTGATAAACTCCCGGTTAGCATCCGTGTCATGCTCGAATCCGTCCTCCGAAACGCCGATGGGGAGGACATTACCGAGGACGACATCCGTGACCTCGCTGGCTGGCAACCGGACGTTTCCGACGCCGACATTCCGTTCCAGCCGTCCCGGGTCATCCTCCAGGACCTCACAGGCGTCCCTGCCGTCGTAGACCTCGCGGCGCTCCGGTCGGCCGTCGACCGCAAGGACCGCGACCCAACTCTCGTCGAACCCGAGGTGCCCATCGACCTCGTGATCGACCACAGCGTCCAAGTGGACTACTTCGGTAGCGAGGACGCCTACGAGAAGAACGTCGAACTGGAGTACGAGCGCAACAGCGAACGGTACCGGGCACTGAAGTGGGCGCAAAACGCCTTCGACGACTTCAGCGTCGTCCCACCTGGAACGGGAATTGTTCACCAGGTGAACCTAGAGTATCTCGGGCAGGTCGTCCACGAACGCGAGCAGAACGGCGAGAACTGGCTGCTTCCGGACACGCTCGTCGGCACGGACAGTCACACGCCGATGATCGGCGGCATCGGCGTCGTCGGCTGGGGCGTCGGTGGCATCGAGGCCGAAGCCGCGATGCTCGGCCAGCCCATCACGATGAACCTCCCCGAAGTCGTCGGCGTCAAACTTACGGGTGAACTCCCCGAGGGTGCGACAGCGACCGACCTCGTACTGCACGTCACCGAACTGCTCCGGGACGTCGGCGTCGTCGACCGATTCGTCGAGTTCTACGGCCCCGCCGTGGAGACGCTGACCGTCCCTGACCGGGCGACCATCGCCAATATGGCCCCCGAGCAGGGCTCGACCATCAGCATGTTCCCCGTCGACGAGGCCACCCTCGACTACCTCGAACTGACGGGCCGCGACGAGAAACACATCGAACTCGTCCGGAACTACCTGGACGCCCAGGGGCTGTTCGGTGAGCAGAACCCCGAGTACACCGAGACAGTCGAACTGGACCTCTCGACCGTGACGCCGAGTCTCGCCGGCCCCAAGAAACCCCAGTCCCGCGTCGAGATGGGTGACATGCGAACCCACTTCCGGGAATTACTCCACGGCGAGTTCGAAGAAGCCCTCGATGAAATCGATGAGGAGGCGCTGGCCCGGTGGCTCGGAGAGGGCGGCAACACCCAGGCCGAGTTGACCGGAGAACCAACCGACGCCGAACGAACTGACGGCGGCGTTCAACAAGCGGGCGACACTGAAAAACAGAATCTGGGACCCCTCACGAAGCGCGCTACAGTGAACCTCGACGGCAACGAAATCGAGATCGGGCACGGGAGCGTCGTCGTTAGCGCCATCACCAGCTGTACGAACACGTCAAATCCGTCCGTGATGCTGGCAGCCGGGCTCCTGGCGAAGAACGCCGTCGAGCGCGGCCTCGACGTCCCGGACTACGTCAAGACCAGCCTCGCACCCGGCAGCCGCGTCGTCACCCAGTACCTCGAAGCATCGGGACTCTTGCCGTACCTCGAAGACCTGGGTTACAACGTCGTGGGCTACGGCTGTACGACCTGCATCGGAAACGCAGGGCCACTCCCCGAACCGATTGAGACCGCGATCGACGAACACGACCTCTGGACGACGAGCGTACTCTCCGGGAATCGGAACTTCGAGGCACGCATCCATCCAAAAGTGCGGGCGAACTACCTCGCCAGCCCACCGCTGGTGGTGGCATACGGGCTGGCCGGTCGGATGGACATCGATCTGGAGCACGACCCGCTGGGGTACGACGAGGACGGCAACCCGGTCTATCTGTCGGACCTCTGGCCGGACAGCGACGAGATCCACGAAGCCGTCCACGACTTCGTCGACCCGTCGATGTTCGAGGAGAAGTACGCCTCCGTGTTCGAGGGCGACGAACGATGGGAGGCGTTGGATGCGCCGACTGGCGAGGTCTACGAGTGGGACGAGGACTCGACGTACATCCGGGAACCGCCGTTTTTCAAGGACTTCCCACTGGAGAAACCTAGCGTCTCCAACGTCGAGGATGCACGGTGTCTGTTGACACTGGGTGATACGGTGACGACCGACCACATCAGCCCCGCAGGACCGTTCGGCTCGGACCTCCCCGCCGGGCAGTGGCTGATGGACCACGGTGTCGAGCCTCACGAGTTCAACACGTACGGTGCCCGCCGGGGCAACCACGAGGTGATGATGCGGGGGACGTTCGCCAACGTCCGCATCGAGAACCAGATGCTCGACGACGTCGAAGGCGGCTACACGATTCACCAGCCGACGGACGAGCAGACGACCGTGTTCGAGGCCAGCCAGCGCTACCACGAGGAGGGGACGCCCCTCGTCGTGATGGCGGGCGAGGAGTTCGGAACCGGCTCGAGTCGTGACTGGGCGGCGAAGGGAACCGACCTCCTCGGCGTTCGCGCAACCATCGCCGAGAGCTACGAGCGCATCTACCGGGACAATCTCGTCGGGATGGGCGTGCTGCCGTTGCAGTTCCAGGACGGCGACTCGTGTGAAGCGCTCGGACTAGACGGGTCAGAAGTCTTCGCTATCTACGGGTTGGACGACGGGCTGGAGCCGATGGCCGAGTTGACGGTGACTGCGGAGCGGTCGGACGGGTCGTCGGTCGAGTTCCCGGTGACGGCCCAGGTCGGGACGCCCGCCGGTGTGCGATATGTTGAACACGGCGGTATCCTGCACTACGTGCTTCGGCAACTTCTGACCGACTCGTGA
- a CDS encoding DUF6735 family protein has protein sequence MGHRALVAYERTDGQYTLHYSHWGAANLKLKHRISAETPFGGEDTDSKWAKQLLAELADGLETDAVDGYLAGEDRPSTVVELKPRATGLTLDEIVADHLDYLHHEAFFVVSTTFEVTAYRTLWFGLQYDSETVEQGETVGNGALATVRWYDGEPVGDGHLQGQFAALKDVIGDMLDKGVFTPSTARQYLKRKLAERVGDRQELLIPTGESPFETASLGKP, from the coding sequence ATGGGTCACCGCGCACTCGTTGCGTACGAACGGACAGACGGACAGTACACGCTCCACTACTCTCATTGGGGTGCTGCGAATCTCAAGCTCAAACACCGAATATCGGCCGAAACACCGTTCGGTGGCGAAGACACCGACTCCAAGTGGGCGAAACAGCTGCTGGCGGAGTTAGCCGATGGCCTCGAGACAGATGCGGTCGACGGCTACCTCGCTGGCGAAGATCGGCCGTCGACGGTCGTGGAGCTGAAGCCCCGCGCCACCGGGCTCACGCTCGACGAGATCGTCGCGGACCATCTCGACTATCTCCACCACGAGGCGTTCTTCGTGGTGTCGACGACGTTCGAGGTGACCGCCTATCGGACGCTGTGGTTCGGCCTGCAGTACGATTCGGAGACAGTCGAACAGGGAGAGACGGTCGGGAACGGTGCGCTCGCGACGGTGCGTTGGTACGACGGCGAGCCGGTCGGCGACGGCCACCTGCAGGGCCAGTTCGCGGCCCTCAAAGACGTCATCGGCGATATGCTCGACAAGGGCGTCTTCACGCCGTCGACGGCGAGACAGTATCTGAAACGGAAGCTGGCCGAGCGAGTCGGAGACCGACAGGAGCTGCTCATTCCGACCGGAGAATCACCCTTCGAGACAGCGAGTCTCGGCAAGCCGTAA
- a CDS encoding helix-turn-helix domain-containing protein yields MRELVFALEYEPGCNRVADALADHPDARVRSLSLHATAERLWRVDHATGTPEALNAIEDAFLNGDYYADCLATEDCNATQTTRVLDRTDNALILYSDWERTPTCASVPHIARDHLGDGVLFETRHEGRHYTWRLIHSGDGDVAAFFDALKVAVGECAQMEMLRTADTTSARGSDGTPSGLPPAQEAALQAAVEHGYYESPREVDVGELAEHLDVPRSTLTYRLRRAEEHLAKQHVAGERVAEERLASH; encoded by the coding sequence ATGCGCGAACTCGTCTTCGCTCTCGAATACGAGCCCGGCTGCAACAGGGTGGCGGACGCCCTCGCCGACCACCCCGACGCTCGCGTTCGCTCGCTCTCGCTGCACGCCACTGCCGAGCGTCTCTGGCGGGTCGACCATGCCACCGGTACGCCTGAGGCGCTCAACGCCATCGAGGACGCCTTTCTCAACGGCGACTACTACGCTGACTGTCTCGCCACCGAGGACTGCAACGCCACACAGACCACCCGCGTCCTCGACCGCACGGACAACGCGCTCATCCTCTACTCAGATTGGGAGCGCACTCCGACCTGCGCCTCAGTCCCCCACATCGCTCGCGACCACCTCGGCGACGGCGTGCTGTTCGAGACTCGTCACGAGGGCCGCCACTACACGTGGCGACTCATCCACTCCGGCGATGGCGACGTGGCGGCGTTCTTCGACGCTCTCAAAGTCGCCGTCGGGGAGTGCGCCCAGATGGAGATGCTCCGCACAGCGGACACAACATCAGCTAGGGGAAGCGACGGAACACCAAGTGGATTGCCTCCAGCCCAAGAGGCTGCTCTCCAGGCCGCCGTCGAACACGGCTACTACGAATCACCCCGCGAGGTCGATGTTGGAGAACTCGCAGAGCATCTCGACGTGCCACGGTCAACACTCACCTACCGACTCCGTCGGGCGGAAGAACATTTGGCGAAGCAACATGTCGCCGGCGAGCGGGTAGCGGAAGAACGGCTGGCATCCCACTGA
- a CDS encoding heavy metal translocating P-type ATPase — protein sequence MTENPDAAGGTSGGGQRRELTARLAVPEMDCPSCAQKVNKSLQRVDGITDVTLQPTTGTANVTYDPDRTSEADVVKAIEGAGYEVVGGSDAEGDDEDNQAADGVDIAPPSEVWTSPRAKKTWLGAAFLTVGLLFEFFLAGQNIAIASVLEYPLHIADVLFLGAVAASGIPVVRSGYYSAKNRSLDIDLLMGTAIIAATGIGYFVEAATLAVLFSIAELLEDYAMDRARDSLRELMELSPDEATVLRDGEEVTVPAEEVEVGETVVVRPGDKIPLDGTVIEGESAVDQSPITGESVPVDKAAGDEVYAGSINEEGYLEFEATSAASESTLSQIIEMVQGAQAKKTESEQFVDQFAGYYTPLVVVLAILTAAIPPLVIADPVSVDLAGYGFTFAGDWQAWFIRGLTLLVIACPCAFVISTPVSVVSGITSAAKNGVLIKGGNHLEAMGEVDAIALDKTGTLTKGELAVTDVVALGGTNDETVLQHAAALEQRSEHPIAEAILERAEKDAGDDVPSIEKFESITGKGISADIDGETYYAGKPALFEELGFDLSHAHLRADGGAVAEVAHEQCEREDCADLEDGAISRFENEGKTVVLVGTDTELIGIIAIADEVRPAAERAVARLHELGVAHVVMLTGDNEGTARAIAEQVGVDEYRAELLPDEKVDAVEALQAEYGDVAMVGDGINDAPALATAEVGIAMGAAGTDTAIETADIALMGDDISKLPYLYGLSHTANGVIRQNIWSSLGVKALLALGVPLGLVSVAVAVIVGDMGMSLGVTGNAMRLSRIAPERMDSKTGQETGA from the coding sequence ATGACAGAGAATCCGGACGCAGCAGGAGGAACGAGCGGCGGCGGACAGCGACGTGAGCTGACCGCCCGCCTCGCCGTTCCCGAGATGGACTGTCCCTCTTGCGCCCAAAAGGTGAACAAGAGCCTCCAGCGTGTCGACGGCATTACTGACGTCACGCTCCAGCCGACCACCGGCACAGCCAACGTCACGTACGACCCTGATCGGACTAGCGAAGCCGACGTCGTCAAGGCGATTGAAGGCGCCGGCTACGAGGTCGTCGGGGGCTCGGACGCCGAGGGCGATGATGAGGACAACCAGGCGGCCGATGGCGTCGACATCGCACCACCATCGGAGGTCTGGACGAGTCCTCGCGCGAAGAAGACGTGGCTCGGCGCGGCGTTCCTCACCGTCGGGCTCCTCTTCGAGTTCTTCCTCGCAGGACAGAACATCGCCATCGCAAGTGTCCTCGAGTACCCGCTCCACATCGCAGATGTCCTGTTCCTCGGCGCCGTCGCGGCCAGTGGCATCCCGGTCGTCCGTAGCGGGTACTACTCCGCGAAGAACCGGAGTCTGGACATCGACCTGCTAATGGGGACGGCCATCATCGCCGCGACCGGTATCGGCTACTTCGTCGAGGCGGCGACGCTGGCCGTCCTATTCAGCATCGCCGAGCTGCTCGAGGACTATGCGATGGACAGGGCACGGGACTCCCTGCGCGAGCTGATGGAACTCTCGCCCGACGAGGCGACCGTCCTTCGCGATGGTGAGGAAGTCACGGTGCCCGCCGAGGAGGTGGAGGTGGGCGAGACCGTGGTTGTTCGCCCCGGTGACAAGATTCCGCTCGACGGGACGGTCATCGAAGGCGAGAGTGCAGTCGACCAGTCGCCGATCACGGGCGAGAGCGTCCCCGTCGACAAGGCTGCCGGCGACGAAGTGTACGCGGGCAGCATCAACGAGGAAGGATACCTCGAGTTCGAGGCCACTTCGGCCGCCTCGGAGTCGACGCTCTCGCAGATCATCGAGATGGTGCAGGGCGCACAGGCGAAGAAGACCGAGTCCGAGCAGTTCGTCGACCAGTTCGCCGGCTACTACACACCCCTCGTCGTCGTGCTGGCAATCCTGACCGCCGCTATCCCGCCGCTGGTTATCGCTGATCCGGTGTCGGTGGACCTAGCCGGTTACGGGTTCACCTTCGCGGGCGACTGGCAGGCGTGGTTCATTCGGGGGCTTACTCTGCTGGTGATCGCCTGCCCGTGTGCGTTTGTCATCTCGACCCCAGTCTCCGTGGTGTCGGGGATCACCAGTGCCGCGAAGAACGGTGTCCTCATCAAAGGCGGCAACCACCTCGAAGCGATGGGCGAGGTGGACGCCATCGCCCTCGACAAGACTGGTACCCTCACCAAGGGCGAACTCGCGGTCACGGACGTCGTAGCGCTTGGCGGTACGAACGACGAGACGGTACTCCAGCACGCGGCTGCACTCGAGCAGCGAAGCGAACACCCAATCGCCGAGGCGATACTCGAACGCGCCGAAAAGGATGCCGGCGATGACGTGCCGAGTATCGAGAAATTCGAGAGCATCACCGGAAAGGGGATCAGCGCAGACATCGACGGCGAGACGTACTATGCAGGCAAGCCCGCCCTCTTCGAGGAGTTGGGTTTCGACCTGTCGCACGCCCACCTCCGTGCCGACGGCGGCGCAGTCGCCGAAGTGGCCCACGAGCAGTGCGAACGCGAGGACTGTGCCGACCTCGAGGACGGCGCGATCTCGCGGTTCGAGAATGAGGGGAAGACGGTCGTCCTCGTCGGCACGGATACCGAATTGATCGGCATTATCGCCATTGCCGACGAGGTGCGGCCGGCCGCCGAACGGGCGGTCGCACGGCTGCACGAACTCGGCGTCGCGCACGTCGTGATGCTGACCGGCGACAACGAGGGGACGGCCCGTGCGATCGCCGAACAGGTCGGCGTCGACGAGTATCGCGCAGAACTATTGCCCGACGAGAAGGTCGATGCCGTGGAGGCGTTACAGGCGGAGTACGGCGACGTGGCGATGGTCGGCGACGGCATCAACGACGCGCCCGCGCTGGCGACCGCTGAGGTCGGCATCGCGATGGGCGCGGCCGGAACGGACACCGCAATCGAGACCGCCGACATCGCGCTGATGGGCGACGACATCAGCAAGCTGCCGTATCTCTACGGGCTGTCGCACACGGCGAACGGCGTGATCCGCCAGAACATCTGGTCGAGCCTCGGCGTGAAGGCCCTGCTTGCACTCGGCGTCCCGCTGGGACTGGTGAGCGTCGCGGTCGCGGTCATCGTCGGCGACATGGGGATGAGCCTCGGCGTCACCGGGAACGCGATGCGGTTGTCACGAATCGCGCCTGAACGCATGGACAGTAAGACTGGCCAAGAAACGGGTGCCTGA
- a CDS encoding transcription initiation factor IIB has product MAIRDIYETSFDEDGQTESNPNQCPECDGRVTTNAVETICEECGLVIDDQRIDHGPEWRAFDEDERERTGAPLTAARHDRGLSTEIGHGTDANGNSLSEQKRRRLFRMRREQTRGRFQSKAERNLAHGLSEVRRISSTLELSETIRDQACQLFRSAQNEDLLQGRSIEAMAAASVYGACRCNGRPRTLNDITESARVEQSRVTNAYTTLNTELGLPAQPVTPSAFVPRLASELDVSDQIRQRARQLAEASESTGATTGVRPSGFAAACLYKAGREDGRWLTQSDVADVANVSVVTVRTHRDALDELAV; this is encoded by the coding sequence ATGGCAATCAGAGACATCTACGAAACGAGCTTCGACGAGGACGGTCAGACGGAGTCGAACCCTAACCAGTGCCCCGAATGCGACGGGCGGGTCACTACCAACGCAGTCGAAACCATCTGCGAGGAGTGTGGGCTCGTCATCGATGACCAGCGGATCGACCACGGGCCAGAGTGGCGAGCGTTCGACGAAGATGAGCGCGAGCGCACAGGCGCTCCGTTGACGGCAGCGCGGCACGATCGTGGGTTGTCGACGGAGATCGGCCACGGGACCGATGCAAACGGGAACAGCCTCTCCGAGCAGAAGCGACGCCGGCTGTTCCGGATGCGCCGTGAACAGACGCGTGGGCGGTTTCAGTCGAAAGCCGAACGCAACCTTGCACACGGACTCAGTGAAGTCCGCCGGATCAGTAGTACGCTCGAACTATCCGAGACGATCCGTGACCAGGCCTGCCAGCTCTTCCGGAGTGCCCAGAACGAGGACCTCCTGCAGGGCCGCTCAATCGAGGCGATGGCCGCCGCGAGTGTCTACGGAGCGTGTCGGTGTAACGGGCGGCCGCGAACGCTCAACGACATCACCGAGTCGGCGCGCGTCGAGCAATCGCGGGTGACGAACGCATACACGACGCTGAATACGGAACTTGGCCTGCCGGCCCAACCCGTGACGCCCAGTGCGTTCGTTCCGCGGTTGGCCTCGGAGCTTGACGTCTCCGATCAGATCCGGCAGCGGGCTCGGCAGCTGGCGGAAGCATCCGAATCGACCGGAGCAACCACGGGGGTTCGACCATCCGGATTCGCCGCAGCCTGTCTGTACAAGGCCGGGCGCGAAGACGGACGGTGGCTTACCCAGTCGGACGTCGCCGACGTTGCGAACGTCTCGGTGGTCACCGTGCGAACCCACCGCGACGCGCTGGACGAACTGGCTGTCTAA